Proteins co-encoded in one Myxococcus xanthus genomic window:
- a CDS encoding TetR/AcrR family transcriptional regulator: MTNTGGRKPDEGERYRAILETAARLICDRGYEGTSMQEIAAACRMTKAGLYHHIQNKEQLLFAIMNYGMDLFEEQVLSRVQDIANPVERLRACMRHNILLVTRGWSKEVIIILHEHATLTGETRAFIDARKKKYVDFLEEAFSQASQQGLIRPVDPTVGAFSFLGMVLWIYKWFKPDGRLTDEQIADGMVGMLFPPFAAAGDTAGQAGPSPLRMVPSVSATGTDSEDA, encoded by the coding sequence GTGACGAACACCGGAGGACGGAAGCCGGACGAGGGCGAGCGCTACCGAGCCATCCTTGAAACGGCGGCGCGGCTCATCTGTGACCGGGGGTACGAGGGCACGTCGATGCAGGAGATCGCCGCCGCGTGCCGGATGACGAAGGCGGGCCTCTACCACCACATCCAGAACAAGGAGCAGTTGCTCTTCGCCATCATGAACTACGGGATGGACCTGTTCGAGGAGCAGGTCCTCTCGCGGGTGCAGGACATCGCGAATCCGGTGGAGCGGCTTCGCGCGTGCATGCGCCACAACATCCTGCTGGTGACGCGGGGGTGGAGCAAGGAGGTCATCATCATCCTCCACGAGCACGCCACGCTCACCGGCGAGACGCGCGCCTTCATCGACGCCCGGAAGAAGAAGTACGTGGACTTCCTGGAGGAGGCCTTTTCGCAGGCCTCGCAGCAGGGCCTCATCCGCCCCGTGGACCCGACGGTGGGCGCCTTCTCGTTCCTGGGAATGGTGCTGTGGATCTACAAGTGGTTCAAGCCGGACGGGCGCCTCACGGATGAGCAGATCGCCGACGGCATGGTGGGCATGTTGTTCCCGCCCTTCGCCGCCGCTGGGGACACCGCTGGACAGGCAGGGCCCTCCCCGTTGCGCATGGTGCCGAGCGTGTCGGCCACCGGCACGGATTCGGAGGACGCATGA
- a CDS encoding CoA transferase subunit A, producing MKTARWCSLEEAVASIPDGASLATGGFMLGRAPMALVMELIAQGKRDLGLISLPNPLPAEFLVAGGCLARLEIAFGALSLQGRVRPMPCLKRAMEQGTLAWREHDGYRVVQRLRAASMGLPFIPAPDADVSGLARTEPPPTVEDPFTGLRVAVEPAFYPDVALLHARAADERGNLYMEDPTTDLLVAGAAKRVIATVEERVAKLPRATLPGFQVDRIVLAPGGALPTGCAGLYPHDDEMLARYLSLAETGREAEFLETLLTRRAA from the coding sequence ATGAAGACGGCGCGCTGGTGCTCGCTGGAGGAGGCGGTGGCTTCCATTCCGGATGGCGCGTCGCTGGCCACCGGCGGTTTCATGCTGGGTCGCGCCCCCATGGCGCTGGTGATGGAGCTCATCGCGCAGGGCAAGCGCGACCTGGGCCTCATCTCCCTCCCCAACCCGCTGCCCGCGGAGTTCCTCGTGGCGGGCGGCTGTCTGGCCAGGCTGGAGATTGCCTTCGGCGCGCTGAGCCTCCAGGGCCGCGTGCGTCCCATGCCCTGCCTCAAGCGGGCCATGGAGCAAGGCACCCTCGCCTGGCGCGAACATGATGGCTACCGCGTCGTCCAGCGGCTGCGCGCCGCGTCCATGGGGCTGCCCTTCATCCCCGCGCCGGACGCGGACGTGTCCGGGCTGGCACGGACGGAGCCGCCTCCCACGGTGGAGGACCCCTTCACCGGCCTGCGCGTGGCGGTGGAGCCTGCCTTCTATCCGGACGTGGCGTTGCTCCACGCGCGCGCCGCGGACGAGCGCGGCAACCTCTACATGGAAGACCCGACCACGGACCTGCTGGTGGCGGGCGCGGCGAAGCGGGTGATTGCCACGGTGGAGGAGCGGGTGGCGAAGCTGCCTCGCGCCACCCTGCCCGGCTTCCAGGTGGACCGCATCGTCCTGGCTCCCGGCGGCGCCCTGCCCACCGGCTGCGCCGGACTCTACCCGCACGACGACGAAATGCTGGCCCGCTACCTGTCGCTGGCGGAGACGGGCCGTGAAGCGGAGTTCCTGGAAACGTTGCTGACGCGGAGGGCGGCATGA
- a CDS encoding two-component system sensor histidine kinase NtrB: MRYALVPILLLCVALTTVGVGVFTLLERNREAQWHQFAVERQAQLDEATRGVAETLEDVAEDLRFAGELMSQPGTLAEHRREMRALLEAVGQYKVLIAYDANGKEWLRMLDRRMGKQVARAPVLAQMAEAARRALLRPPGDVTLSPPMEDGGLDSLRVMATALPVDEQGRPEGAVAVLVDTTSFFTPLRIVTSDPDARLLLLGTYGHPTSASDATLADWFRRLETEGAWVPGFTTLAARMREGERGALPLRAEEAERLGLGRSEAIAVFTPIRVRGGSHWAAATLVSTATLRSHQQALIWRLLAAALLVALFLVTFAVYVVLAQRRAAALRESRQHADQLAHLHDKTQKILDHIPSGVLALTVDGRISAVNQVLRERMPPDAIGAPLETAFPQAPAPVVSRIRALVEAAASESRAHGILGETLVLFGEEGRFNLHAVPLEARHPEVQTLLVVEDLSNVRALETQLLRAEKLATVGVLAAGIAHEIGTPLGVVRGRAEYVLGKLGREHPQGPGIAVIIEQIDRVSRTLRQLLDFSRLQPTAVRPVPLISLLQDVQELLRMEVERRGVRFEVTVPETLPPLAADPDQLQQVLVNLALNACHACGEGGQVTLAAAVPEAEPWGLVALTLRDDGCGIPREHLNQVFDPFFTTKKRGQGTGLGLTMVAHVVRNHGGRLELESEEGRGTCVTVLWPIAKPSAEERHVG, translated from the coding sequence ATGCGGTACGCGCTCGTCCCCATCCTGTTGCTCTGTGTCGCCCTCACGACGGTGGGGGTGGGGGTGTTCACCCTGTTGGAGCGCAACCGGGAGGCGCAGTGGCACCAGTTCGCGGTGGAGCGCCAGGCCCAGTTGGATGAGGCCACACGCGGGGTGGCGGAGACGCTGGAGGACGTGGCGGAGGACCTGCGCTTCGCCGGGGAGCTGATGTCCCAGCCCGGCACGTTGGCGGAGCACCGGCGGGAGATGCGGGCCCTGTTGGAGGCGGTGGGCCAGTACAAGGTCCTCATCGCCTACGACGCCAACGGCAAGGAATGGCTGCGCATGTTGGACCGGCGCATGGGCAAGCAAGTAGCGCGAGCGCCCGTGTTGGCGCAGATGGCGGAGGCGGCCCGGCGGGCCCTGCTGCGGCCGCCGGGGGACGTCACGCTGTCACCTCCCATGGAGGATGGCGGCTTGGACTCGCTGCGGGTCATGGCCACGGCGCTGCCCGTGGATGAGCAAGGCCGGCCCGAGGGCGCGGTGGCGGTGCTCGTCGACACGACATCCTTCTTCACGCCGCTGCGCATCGTGACGTCGGACCCGGACGCGCGGCTGTTGCTCCTGGGCACCTATGGTCATCCGACCTCCGCCAGCGACGCCACCCTGGCGGACTGGTTCCGGCGCCTGGAGACGGAGGGCGCATGGGTGCCGGGCTTCACGACGCTGGCGGCTCGCATGCGCGAGGGGGAGCGCGGCGCGTTGCCGCTGCGCGCGGAGGAGGCCGAGCGATTGGGCCTGGGCCGCTCGGAGGCCATCGCCGTGTTCACGCCCATCCGCGTCCGAGGTGGCAGCCATTGGGCCGCGGCCACGTTGGTGTCTACCGCGACGCTGCGATCGCATCAGCAGGCCCTCATCTGGCGGCTCCTGGCCGCGGCGCTGCTCGTGGCGCTCTTCCTGGTGACGTTCGCCGTGTACGTGGTGCTGGCGCAGCGCCGCGCGGCCGCCTTGCGAGAGAGCCGTCAGCACGCGGACCAACTGGCGCACCTGCACGACAAGACGCAGAAGATTCTCGACCACATTCCTTCCGGGGTGCTGGCGCTCACCGTGGACGGGCGCATCAGCGCGGTGAACCAGGTGCTCCGCGAGCGCATGCCTCCGGACGCCATTGGCGCGCCGTTGGAGACGGCGTTCCCCCAGGCACCGGCACCCGTGGTGTCCCGGATTCGCGCCCTGGTGGAGGCCGCCGCGAGCGAGTCGCGCGCCCATGGCATCCTGGGTGAGACGCTGGTGCTCTTCGGCGAGGAGGGCCGTTTCAATCTCCACGCGGTGCCGCTGGAGGCGCGCCACCCGGAGGTCCAGACCTTGTTGGTGGTGGAGGACCTGAGCAACGTGCGCGCGCTGGAGACGCAGTTGCTGCGCGCGGAGAAGCTGGCCACGGTGGGGGTGCTCGCCGCTGGTATCGCGCATGAGATTGGCACGCCGCTGGGCGTGGTGCGTGGGCGCGCGGAGTACGTGCTGGGCAAGCTGGGCAGGGAACACCCGCAGGGGCCTGGCATTGCCGTCATCATCGAGCAGATCGACCGGGTGAGCCGCACGCTGCGGCAGCTCCTGGACTTCTCGCGCCTCCAGCCCACGGCGGTGCGGCCGGTGCCGCTCATCTCCCTGCTCCAGGACGTCCAGGAGTTGCTGCGCATGGAAGTGGAGCGGCGCGGGGTTCGCTTCGAGGTGACCGTTCCGGAGACGCTGCCTCCACTGGCCGCGGACCCGGACCAGCTCCAGCAGGTGCTGGTGAATCTGGCGCTCAACGCCTGCCACGCGTGTGGCGAGGGCGGGCAGGTGACGCTGGCCGCGGCGGTGCCAGAGGCGGAGCCGTGGGGGCTGGTGGCGCTCACCCTCCGCGACGACGGCTGCGGCATTCCCCGGGAGCACCTCAATCAGGTATTCGACCCCTTCTTCACCACCAAGAAGCGGGGACAGGGCACGGGACTGGGCCTGACGATGGTGGCTCACGTCGTGCGCAACCATGGTGGCCGGCTGGAGCTGGAGAGCGAGGAGGGGCGGGGCACCTGCGTCACGGTGCTTTGGCCCATCGCGAAGCCCAGCGCGGAGGAGCGGCATGTCGGTTGA
- a CDS encoding sigma-54-dependent transcriptional regulator, with protein MSVEGRILVVDDHVDMGLMLREPLTDAGYVVDLATGGEAAIRMARAQAYDAVLCDLRMEGVDGLDVLEAVRALDSDIPVLMMTAFGGVESAVEAMKRGAYHYFTKPFRLDEVLLFLERALKERRLQVENRALRRAAAERSGLGALVGRSAAMRNLYELIDRVAYAQAAVLLRGPSGTGKELVARALHFQGPRASGPFVAVNCTALPHDLLESELFGHLKGAFTGATHARRGLFVEADGGTLFLDEIGDMPLELQARLLRVLEDGEVRAVGADGSRTVDVRIVAATHQDLDARVREGRFRADLFYRLNVVTLLLPPLAERREDIPLLVEHFTARARARNPRSRMQSLSPEAVAALATLPWPGNVRELENLIERLAVMVASEVVGLEELRPHLPPEAPEVQPLVMAQHALWPLRRLEAEYIAWMVTRCGGNKTRAAEVLGIDVSTIHRRERERG; from the coding sequence ATGTCGGTTGAAGGACGCATCCTGGTCGTCGATGACCACGTGGACATGGGCCTCATGCTGCGGGAGCCCCTCACGGACGCGGGGTATGTCGTGGACCTGGCTACGGGCGGCGAAGCGGCCATCCGGATGGCGCGCGCACAGGCCTACGACGCGGTGCTGTGTGACTTGCGCATGGAAGGGGTGGACGGCCTGGACGTGCTGGAGGCCGTGCGGGCGCTCGACTCGGACATCCCCGTGTTGATGATGACGGCCTTCGGCGGCGTGGAGAGCGCGGTGGAGGCGATGAAGCGCGGCGCGTACCACTACTTCACCAAGCCCTTCCGCTTGGATGAGGTGCTGCTCTTCCTCGAGCGCGCCTTGAAGGAGCGCAGGCTCCAGGTGGAGAACCGGGCCCTGCGGCGCGCCGCCGCCGAGCGCAGCGGGCTGGGGGCGCTGGTGGGCCGAAGCGCGGCGATGCGGAACCTCTACGAGCTCATCGACCGCGTGGCCTACGCCCAGGCGGCGGTGCTGCTGCGAGGCCCGAGCGGCACGGGCAAGGAGTTGGTGGCGCGCGCGCTGCACTTCCAGGGGCCTCGCGCCTCCGGGCCCTTCGTGGCGGTCAACTGCACGGCGCTGCCACATGACTTGCTGGAGAGTGAGCTGTTCGGTCACCTCAAGGGGGCCTTCACCGGCGCGACCCACGCCCGCCGCGGCCTCTTCGTGGAGGCGGATGGGGGCACGCTGTTCCTGGACGAGATTGGCGACATGCCGCTGGAGCTCCAGGCCCGCCTGCTGCGCGTCCTGGAGGACGGCGAGGTGCGCGCGGTGGGCGCCGACGGCAGCCGCACCGTGGACGTGCGCATCGTCGCCGCCACGCACCAGGACCTGGACGCCCGCGTGCGCGAGGGCCGCTTCCGCGCGGACCTGTTCTACCGGCTCAATGTCGTGACACTGCTGTTGCCTCCGCTGGCGGAGCGGCGCGAGGACATCCCCTTGTTGGTGGAGCACTTCACGGCTCGCGCCCGCGCGCGCAACCCTCGCTCCCGCATGCAGTCCCTGTCTCCGGAGGCGGTGGCCGCGCTCGCGACCTTGCCTTGGCCGGGAAACGTGCGTGAGCTGGAGAACCTGATAGAGCGGCTGGCGGTGATGGTGGCGAGCGAAGTCGTGGGGCTGGAGGAGTTGCGCCCACACCTGCCACCCGAGGCGCCGGAGGTGCAGCCCTTGGTGATGGCGCAGCACGCGCTGTGGCCCCTGCGGCGGCTGGAGGCGGA